The Deinococcus wulumuqiensis R12 genome has a window encoding:
- a CDS encoding class I SAM-dependent rRNA methyltransferase, translated as MTLKDAAVRRIAGRYPFGHSGDIARADAGIGPGDVVDVRDEGGKLVGRGYFNPEGATPLRMLTWEARDIDLNFYRERVRAALARREGRITGTNALRVLHAEADGLPGVVADRFGDVLSVQLRNAGVEKHRDLILRALREETGATSAFERSDTGERRKEGLDLVSGPLWGELPERVEFYEDDLRLHFAPLDAQKTGFFLDQRDNRRMMARLVGPGQPFLDVYSYTGGFSLHAAKAGAQSTAIDKDSVALGVLEREARENGVGVNLRWGDAIEQLAALEKEKKSFHAAVFDPPTLAKRRDDVPRAKRIFTDGTAALLRMLTPGGHVLVSTCAHYIRVDDLLDAARVAAGAAECDAEVVDITYQPADHPHLLSVPESLYLKSILLRKQG; from the coding sequence GTGACCCTCAAAGACGCCGCCGTGCGCCGCATCGCCGGGCGCTACCCGTTCGGACACTCGGGCGACATCGCCCGTGCCGACGCCGGTATAGGGCCGGGTGACGTGGTGGACGTGCGCGACGAGGGCGGAAAACTGGTCGGGCGCGGGTACTTCAACCCGGAAGGTGCCACCCCGCTGCGGATGCTGACCTGGGAAGCGCGGGACATCGACCTGAACTTCTACCGCGAGCGGGTGCGGGCGGCGCTGGCCCGGCGCGAAGGCCGCATCACCGGCACGAACGCCCTGCGGGTGCTGCACGCCGAGGCCGACGGGCTGCCGGGCGTGGTGGCCGACCGCTTCGGTGACGTGCTGAGCGTGCAGCTGCGAAACGCGGGCGTGGAAAAGCACCGCGACCTGATTCTGCGGGCGCTGCGCGAGGAAACCGGGGCGACCTCCGCCTTCGAGCGCAGCGACACGGGCGAGCGGCGCAAGGAAGGGCTGGACCTCGTGAGCGGCCCGCTGTGGGGTGAGCTGCCGGAGCGGGTGGAGTTCTATGAGGACGACCTGCGGCTGCACTTCGCGCCGCTCGACGCGCAGAAGACCGGCTTTTTCCTCGACCAGCGCGACAACCGCCGCATGATGGCGCGGCTGGTCGGGCCGGGGCAGCCGTTTCTCGACGTGTACTCCTACACCGGGGGCTTTTCGCTGCACGCGGCGAAGGCAGGAGCGCAGAGCACCGCCATCGACAAGGACAGCGTGGCGCTGGGGGTGCTGGAGCGCGAGGCCCGCGAAAACGGCGTGGGCGTGAACCTGCGCTGGGGCGACGCCATCGAGCAACTCGCCGCGCTGGAAAAGGAAAAGAAGTCCTTCCACGCCGCCGTCTTCGACCCACCCACCCTCGCCAAGCGCCGTGACGACGTGCCCCGTGCCAAGCGGATTTTCACCGACGGCACCGCCGCGCTGCTGCGGATGCTGACCCCCGGCGGACACGTGCTGGTCAGCACCTGCGCCCATTACATCCGGGTGGACGACCTGCTCGACGCGGCGCGGGTGGCGGCGGGCGCGGCGGAGTGCGACGCCGAGGTGGTGGACATCACCTACCAGCCCGCCGACCACCCCCACCTGCTGAGCGTGCCCGAAAGCCTGTACCTCAAGAGCATTCTGCTGCGCAAACAGGGCTGA
- a CDS encoding VOC family protein, producing MLKHVSFLTRDLGAVLAFYTQLGGIVEKDLTTHEGHRRGVVRLGEGRLQFFQVQGEAPAPHPHWAEHVALHVRGLRDLLPLLKAAGVTVTRDLQPSPGGRDMAFVLDPDGRQVELLEGDESI from the coding sequence ATGCTCAAGCACGTTTCCTTTCTGACCCGTGACCTCGGCGCGGTCCTGGCCTTCTACACCCAGCTGGGCGGCATCGTCGAAAAAGACCTGACCACCCACGAAGGCCACCGCCGGGGCGTGGTGCGGCTGGGCGAGGGCCGCTTGCAGTTCTTTCAGGTGCAGGGCGAAGCGCCTGCGCCACACCCCCACTGGGCCGAACACGTCGCGCTGCATGTGCGCGGGCTGCGTGACCTGCTCCCCCTACTGAAGGCAGCGGGCGTCACCGTAACCCGCGACCTGCAACCCAGCCCCGGCGGGCGCGACATGGCCTTCGTGCTCGACCCCGACGGGCGGCAGGTGGAGTTGCTCGAAGGGGATGAGAGTATTTGA
- the mutL gene encoding DNA mismatch repair endonuclease MutL has product MPSPIHILPPHVARLIAAGEVVSRPLDVVRELVENALDAGASRIDIEVDGGGLERVQVRDNGCGIPAESVPLAPARHATSKLTAAEPVGAGGLEVTTLGFRGEALWAAAQAGTLELMTRPAAQVGAARLYAQGDEVQVSRTSAPAGTTVTVSRLFAHLPARLRTQASAGAEVRDITALLGRYVLHHPGLHWRLTVDSDPRLTHAPADHRGAVATVYGPLSANRVLTLDTGTVRGVVSRPELTRARRDRMHFAVNGRPVTAPPELERAVIDAYAELLPAGTAPLCVLDLTVAPEDHDPNIHPAKQVVALADLPDVAARVRAAVAQALAGHPLVRAAPALIAPPEPLPTPTAGHFPDLTLLGVYQELYLLAQGEGDLWVVDAHAAHERTLYERLSRELGEAAPLELPAPELLHLTPEQTAQLHERGAELRGWGLTIENFGPGLARLRTLPAALAALPVPRLHELVVDTALSGGPDPRREVLARLACLPALKAGMLDPERGALVLAALRECEQPWACPHGRPTVLRLSERDLAHAFGRRGVRDVARGRDSVA; this is encoded by the coding sequence ATGCCCAGCCCCATTCACATTCTCCCCCCCCACGTCGCCCGCCTGATTGCTGCGGGGGAAGTGGTGTCACGGCCCCTGGATGTGGTGCGCGAGCTGGTGGAAAACGCGCTGGACGCCGGGGCGAGCCGCATCGACATCGAGGTGGACGGCGGCGGCCTGGAACGTGTTCAGGTGCGTGACAACGGGTGCGGCATCCCGGCGGAGTCGGTGCCCCTGGCCCCTGCCCGTCACGCGACGAGCAAGCTGACGGCAGCCGAACCTGTCGGCGCGGGCGGCCTGGAGGTGACCACCCTCGGTTTCCGGGGTGAGGCGCTGTGGGCGGCGGCGCAGGCGGGAACGCTCGAACTGATGACCCGCCCGGCGGCGCAGGTGGGGGCGGCGCGGCTCTACGCCCAGGGCGACGAGGTGCAGGTCAGCCGCACGTCGGCCCCGGCGGGAACGACCGTCACCGTGTCGCGGCTCTTTGCCCACCTGCCGGCCCGGTTGCGAACGCAGGCGAGCGCGGGGGCCGAGGTGCGCGACATCACCGCGCTTCTCGGGCGCTACGTGCTGCACCACCCCGGCCTGCACTGGCGGCTGACGGTGGACAGCGACCCCCGGCTGACCCACGCCCCCGCCGACCACCGGGGCGCGGTGGCGACGGTCTACGGCCCGCTGAGTGCCAACCGGGTGCTGACGCTGGATACGGGAACTGTGCGCGGGGTCGTCTCGCGGCCCGAACTCACGCGGGCGCGGCGGGACCGGATGCACTTCGCGGTCAACGGGCGGCCTGTCACGGCGCCGCCGGAACTCGAACGCGCCGTCATCGACGCCTACGCCGAACTGCTGCCCGCAGGAACCGCGCCGCTGTGTGTGCTCGACCTGACGGTGGCGCCGGAAGACCACGACCCCAATATCCACCCGGCCAAACAGGTGGTCGCGCTGGCCGACCTGCCGGACGTGGCGGCGCGGGTGCGGGCGGCGGTGGCGCAGGCGCTTGCCGGGCATCCGCTGGTGCGGGCGGCCCCGGCCCTCATCGCGCCCCCCGAGCCGCTGCCGACGCCCACAGCGGGCCACTTTCCCGACCTGACGCTGCTCGGCGTGTATCAGGAACTGTACCTGCTGGCTCAGGGGGAAGGCGACCTGTGGGTGGTGGACGCCCACGCCGCCCACGAACGGACCCTCTACGAGCGGCTGAGCCGCGAACTCGGGGAAGCGGCCCCGCTGGAATTGCCTGCGCCCGAACTGCTGCACCTGACCCCCGAACAGACCGCCCAGTTGCACGAGCGCGGCGCCGAACTGCGCGGCTGGGGCCTGACCATCGAGAACTTCGGGCCGGGGCTGGCACGGCTCAGAACGCTTCCGGCGGCGCTGGCGGCCCTGCCGGTGCCCCGGCTGCACGAACTGGTGGTCGACACGGCCCTTTCCGGTGGCCCCGACCCCCGGCGCGAGGTGCTGGCGCGGCTGGCGTGCCTGCCTGCGCTCAAGGCCGGGATGCTCGACCCCGAGCGCGGCGCCCTCGTCCTGGCCGCGCTGCGCGAGTGCGAGCAGCCCTGGGCCTGTCCGCACGGGCGGCCCACCGTGCTGCGGCTGTCCGAGCGCGACCTCGCCCACGCCTTCGGACGGCGCGGCGTGCGCGACGTGGCGCGGGGGCGGGACAGCGTGGCTTGA
- the dusA gene encoding tRNA dihydrouridine(20/20a) synthase DusA produces the protein MMDWTDRHCRMFHRTLTRRTLLYTEMVTTGAVLHGDRARHLDFSPAEHPVALQLGGSDAAALAECSRLAEDWGYDEVNLNCGCPSDRVSSGSFGACLMGTPDVVARAVEAMRGATRLPVTVKHRIGIDDLDSYEHLTGFVRTVAAAGCEQFIVHARKAWLSGLSPKENREIPPLRYEVVGQLKRDFPHLTIVLNGGVRSLAEAQEALTWADGVMVGRAAYQEPYLLAAADRDIFGEDARTVSRREAIEAYLPYVAAQLEAGQPLNRMMKHALGLFAGQPGARHWKRTLSEQGHKPGAGLDVVRAALAGVPEDVLDARA, from the coding sequence ATGATGGACTGGACGGACCGGCACTGCCGCATGTTTCACCGCACGCTGACCCGCCGGACGCTGCTGTACACCGAAATGGTCACGACGGGCGCCGTGCTGCACGGGGACCGGGCCAGGCACCTCGACTTCAGCCCCGCCGAACACCCCGTCGCCCTGCAACTCGGCGGCAGCGACGCGGCGGCGCTGGCCGAGTGCTCCCGGCTGGCCGAGGACTGGGGCTACGACGAGGTCAACCTCAACTGCGGTTGCCCGTCCGACCGGGTGAGCAGCGGCTCGTTCGGCGCGTGTCTAATGGGCACCCCCGACGTGGTGGCGCGGGCGGTGGAGGCCATGCGGGGCGCGACCCGGCTGCCGGTCACCGTCAAGCACCGCATCGGGATTGACGACCTCGACAGCTATGAGCACCTGACGGGCTTCGTGCGGACGGTGGCGGCGGCGGGGTGCGAGCAGTTCATCGTCCACGCCCGCAAAGCGTGGCTCTCGGGCCTCTCACCCAAGGAAAACCGCGAGATTCCGCCGCTGCGTTACGAGGTGGTGGGGCAGCTCAAGCGGGACTTTCCGCACCTGACCATCGTGCTCAACGGGGGCGTGCGCTCGCTGGCCGAAGCTCAGGAGGCCCTGACCTGGGCCGACGGCGTGATGGTGGGCCGCGCCGCCTACCAGGAGCCGTACCTGCTCGCCGCCGCCGACCGGGACATCTTCGGGGAGGACGCCCGGACGGTCAGCCGCCGCGAGGCCATCGAAGCCTATCTGCCCTACGTGGCCGCGCAGTTGGAAGCCGGGCAGCCGCTGAACCGCATGATGAAGCATGCCCTGGGCCTGTTCGCCGGGCAACCGGGCGCGCGGCACTGGAAACGGACACTGAGCGAGCAGGGCCACAAACCGGGCGCGGGGTTGGACGTGGTGCGGGCGGCCCTGGCCGGGGTGCCCGAGGACGTACTGGACGCCAGAGCCTAA
- a CDS encoding transposase, whose protein sequence is MRTSQLLEYFSLPDLFTLAYVLVDDHLQLLSAMGSYQLPMARNRQATPSELITIALVGDLLGQKNSETWFALVRQLYADLFPHLPERSRYHRHLLAARHLIASFGLSLSPKDADILIIDSKPLPIAQGARMKRPRQQSEAKIGPGSMGWVMGYKLHGVVDTQGYFTKFAIVAANESEQGVARELLSEYERSRTLGDKGYVGSGVYAKSRENAKTPVAWPPVLGKLRKRIESVFSRLARCCSLGEVQLNSFQAVVARTCRAVAAHNLMLHLERYVRSAA, encoded by the coding sequence ATGCGAACCAGCCAGCTTCTGGAATATTTTAGCCTGCCCGACCTCTTCACACTGGCCTACGTCCTTGTCGACGACCATCTCCAACTGCTCAGCGCTATGGGAAGCTACCAGCTTCCCATGGCCCGCAACCGTCAGGCCACTCCTTCTGAACTGATCACTATCGCCCTCGTGGGCGACCTTCTTGGTCAGAAGAACAGCGAGACCTGGTTCGCCCTCGTTCGTCAGCTTTACGCCGACCTCTTCCCACACCTCCCCGAACGCAGTCGCTACCACCGCCATTTACTCGCAGCCAGGCATCTCATCGCATCTTTCGGGCTGTCCCTCAGCCCGAAAGATGCAGACATCCTCATTATCGACAGTAAACCCCTCCCCATTGCTCAGGGTGCCCGAATGAAGCGGCCCAGACAGCAGTCAGAAGCAAAAATAGGCCCAGGGAGTATGGGCTGGGTGATGGGCTACAAGCTTCACGGCGTCGTCGACACGCAGGGCTACTTCACGAAGTTTGCCATTGTCGCTGCCAACGAATCCGAGCAGGGCGTGGCCCGTGAGCTGCTCTCTGAATACGAACGCAGCCGCACGCTTGGGGACAAAGGCTACGTCGGGAGTGGCGTGTACGCCAAGTCACGGGAGAACGCGAAGACACCGGTGGCATGGCCACCGGTGCTGGGGAAACTAAGAAAGCGCATAGAATCGGTCTTTTCCAGGTTAGCGAGATGCTGCTCTCTGGGTGAGGTGCAGCTGAATTCCTTCCAGGCCGTCGTAGCCCGCACGTGCCGTGCGGTTGCGGCCCACAACCTGATGCTGCACCTAGAGCGCTACGTGCGTTCAGCAGCTTAG
- a CDS encoding SDR family oxidoreductase → MNTQQTADSLAGRHILVTGATGGIGFETARGLARRGAQVVIVGRDPQRTARVAAEVGAAGTVLADLSELAQVERAAAEYRERFGELDVLVNNAGALHRQREESREGIELTWALNHLAPFLLTRELLPLLRQSAERRGELARVVTVASAAHVIGRIRFADPEFRRGYAAWPAYAQSKLANILFARELARREPELLSVSLHPGMVASGFGKNGGGRFAQAYGLLDRFSLTPEQGAQTSLYAVTAPVDTGGYYADSRRATPAPQALDDGAAARLWALSERSLER, encoded by the coding sequence ATGAACACGCAGCAGACAGCAGACTCCCTGGCCGGGCGCCACATCCTCGTGACGGGCGCGACCGGGGGCATCGGGTTCGAGACGGCGCGGGGGCTGGCCCGGCGCGGGGCGCAGGTGGTCATCGTGGGCCGCGACCCACAGCGCACGGCGCGGGTGGCCGCCGAGGTGGGGGCCGCCGGGACCGTGCTGGCCGACCTGAGCGAACTCGCGCAGGTGGAGCGGGCCGCCGCCGAGTACCGCGAACGCTTCGGCGAACTCGACGTGCTGGTCAACAACGCCGGGGCGCTGCACCGCCAGCGGGAAGAAAGCCGCGAAGGCATCGAGCTGACCTGGGCACTCAACCATCTCGCGCCGTTTCTGCTGACCCGTGAGCTGCTGCCCCTGCTGCGCCAGAGTGCCGAGCGGCGCGGCGAACTGGCGCGGGTGGTCACGGTGGCGTCGGCGGCGCACGTGATCGGGCGCATTCGCTTTGCCGACCCCGAGTTTCGCCGGGGCTACGCGGCCTGGCCCGCCTACGCGCAGAGCAAGCTCGCCAATATCCTCTTTGCGCGGGAACTGGCGCGGCGGGAACCCGAACTGCTCAGCGTCTCGCTGCACCCCGGCATGGTCGCCAGCGGCTTCGGCAAAAACGGCGGCGGGCGCTTCGCCCAGGCGTACGGCCTGCTCGACCGCTTCTCGCTGACCCCGGAGCAGGGCGCACAGACCAGCCTGTACGCGGTGACGGCCCCGGTGGACACGGGCGGCTACTACGCCGACTCGCGCCGGGCCACGCCCGCGCCCCAGGCCCTCGACGACGGCGCGGCGGCGCGGTTGTGGGCGCTGAGCGAGCGGTCTCTGGAGCGCTGA
- a CDS encoding NAD(P)-dependent oxidoreductase, with the protein MRVLVPDLPAFRALARPGDTSLPGADLAFYSNETGVPQGEAQGAVLWLANAATRDALLGTAGLKWVLTLTAGIDHVQGKLPPGVRLYNAHRLHDRAVAVHVVAGILAASRGLHRFRDAQRGGEWTRTSIPDSGLSTLGGKRVVIWGYGHIGKLVEERLTPFGAQVYGLTSKTEADLVDYRLAEADWVVLLLPSTDRTRGLVNAERLAALKPGVWISNQGRGDLIVTGDLLAALDTGQVGGAVLDVTDPEPLPAGHPLWERKNVVITPHVASTTTDLLERGAAYARSVILDLL; encoded by the coding sequence ATGCGCGTTCTTGTTCCCGACCTGCCTGCCTTTCGTGCCCTGGCCCGACCCGGCGACACCTCTTTGCCCGGCGCGGACCTCGCGTTCTATTCCAACGAAACCGGGGTGCCGCAGGGCGAGGCCCAGGGCGCGGTGCTGTGGCTGGCGAACGCGGCGACCCGCGACGCTCTGCTGGGCACGGCGGGCCTGAAGTGGGTGCTGACGCTCACGGCCGGCATCGACCACGTGCAGGGCAAGCTGCCGCCCGGGGTGCGCCTTTACAACGCCCACCGCCTGCATGACCGCGCCGTGGCGGTGCATGTGGTGGCCGGAATCCTGGCGGCCAGCCGGGGCCTGCACCGCTTTCGTGACGCCCAGCGGGGAGGCGAGTGGACCAGGACGTCCATTCCCGACTCGGGCCTGAGCACGCTCGGCGGCAAAAGGGTCGTCATCTGGGGCTACGGGCACATCGGCAAACTGGTGGAGGAACGGCTGACCCCGTTCGGGGCGCAGGTCTACGGCCTGACCTCGAAAACCGAAGCCGACCTGGTGGACTACCGCCTGGCCGAAGCCGACTGGGTGGTGCTGCTGCTGCCGAGTACCGACCGCACGCGGGGCCTGGTGAACGCTGAGCGGCTGGCCGCGCTCAAGCCCGGCGTCTGGATTTCCAACCAGGGGCGCGGCGACCTCATCGTGACTGGTGACCTGCTGGCCGCGCTCGACACCGGGCAGGTGGGCGGCGCGGTGCTCGACGTGACCGACCCCGAACCGCTCCCTGCCGGGCATCCGCTGTGGGAGCGGAAGAACGTCGTCATCACCCCGCATGTCGCCAGCACCACCACCGACCTGCTGGAGCGCGGCGCCGCCTACGCCCGCAGCGTGATTCTCGACCTGCTGTAA
- a CDS encoding GNAT family N-acetyltransferase has product MTPHVTLKPVLDFTPAEWRTLHSFFRDRELAAWNDAKPIRMPEWLFRRVMQEEEKTGERAGFGLLDGEGRLIGNAELYDFRPSPPLQATTATLGIMVGYPALWGQGYGRAGVRALLHWAFAVHEPALQRVRLTTFGHNRRAQRAFAACGFREVARRTHPERVDVHMEITREEWQRGAEG; this is encoded by the coding sequence ATGACCCCCCACGTCACCCTCAAACCCGTCCTCGACTTCACCCCCGCCGAGTGGCGCACCCTGCACTCCTTTTTCCGTGACCGCGAACTCGCCGCCTGGAACGACGCCAAACCCATCCGCATGCCCGAGTGGCTCTTTCGCCGCGTGATGCAGGAGGAGGAAAAGACCGGCGAACGCGCGGGTTTCGGCCTGCTCGACGGGGAAGGCCGCCTCATCGGCAACGCTGAACTGTACGACTTTCGCCCCTCGCCGCCGCTGCAAGCGACGACGGCCACCCTGGGTATCATGGTTGGCTACCCGGCCCTGTGGGGCCAGGGCTACGGGCGGGCGGGGGTGCGGGCGCTGCTGCACTGGGCCTTCGCGGTCCACGAACCGGCCCTGCAACGCGTGCGCCTGACCACCTTCGGGCACAACCGCCGCGCCCAGCGGGCCTTCGCCGCCTGCGGCTTTCGCGAGGTGGCCCGCCGCACCCATCCCGAACGGGTGGACGTGCATATGGAAATCACGCGGGAGGAGTGGCAGCGAGGCGCAGAGGGCTGA
- a CDS encoding 3'(2'),5'-bisphosphate nucleotidase CysQ, whose amino-acid sequence MSYVLELETVTRLAREAGALLLRHRAAGLTVEHKTSADDPVTAADREASALIVAGLRSAFPADGLLSEEEVDSPERLNHERVWIIDPIDGTREFTTGSPDFCVSIGLAVRGEAVLGVVYAPATGELFSGAVGEGVQKNGVAVTQARPAAFRLSVSDTEHGRELHRHDIPGMFPSGSIALKLARMAAGEADVTFSMSPRSEWDICAGHALLRSAGGELRRRDGRPIVYNSPRPSLEQGIIGGTPAALVWLETELLARKLPTAHLGLTSQDPAWAVLSEADRAALAGHSGVCVRYAGSDLLALLVVDPQTRAVQRAEGDAFHLERLTRDVVRAGLGSG is encoded by the coding sequence ATGTCCTACGTCCTTGAACTCGAAACCGTCACCCGTCTCGCCCGTGAGGCGGGTGCGTTGCTGCTGCGTCACCGCGCCGCCGGGCTGACGGTGGAACACAAGACCAGCGCCGACGACCCGGTGACGGCGGCGGACCGCGAGGCCTCGGCGCTCATCGTCGCGGGCCTGCGCTCGGCGTTTCCTGCCGACGGCCTGCTCAGCGAGGAGGAAGTGGACTCGCCCGAGCGCCTGAATCACGAACGGGTCTGGATCATTGACCCGATTGACGGTACCCGGGAATTCACGACGGGCAGCCCCGACTTCTGCGTGAGCATCGGGCTGGCGGTGCGCGGGGAGGCCGTGCTGGGCGTGGTCTACGCCCCGGCCACGGGCGAACTGTTCAGCGGCGCGGTGGGGGAGGGCGTGCAGAAAAACGGCGTGGCGGTCACGCAGGCTCGGCCCGCCGCCTTTCGCCTGAGCGTGTCCGACACCGAGCATGGGCGCGAACTGCACCGCCACGACATCCCCGGCATGTTCCCGAGCGGGTCCATCGCCCTCAAGCTGGCACGGATGGCGGCGGGCGAGGCCGACGTGACCTTTTCCATGTCGCCGCGCTCCGAGTGGGACATTTGCGCCGGGCACGCCCTGCTGCGCTCTGCAGGGGGCGAGCTGCGGCGGCGCGACGGGCGGCCCATCGTCTACAACTCGCCGCGCCCCAGTCTGGAACAGGGCATCATCGGCGGCACCCCGGCGGCGCTGGTGTGGCTGGAAACCGAACTGCTCGCCCGCAAGCTGCCCACCGCCCACCTCGGCCTGACCTCGCAGGACCCCGCCTGGGCCGTGCTGAGTGAAGCCGACCGTGCCGCGCTGGCCGGGCATTCCGGCGTCTGCGTGCGCTACGCCGGGTCCGACCTGCTGGCCTTGCTGGTCGTGGACCCACAGACACGCGCGGTCCAGCGGGCCGAGGGCGACGCCTTCCACCTCGAGCGCCTGACCAGGGACGTGGTGCGGGCTGGACTAGGGAGTGGATGA
- the argJ gene encoding bifunctional glutamate N-acetyltransferase/amino-acid acetyltransferase ArgJ — MTGAPDFSRLTFPQGFRAAAMAAGIKQSGNPDLSCVVSDHGCAWAFAGTRSTTAAACVTRNRELYAGGAPLRALMVNAGVANAATGQKGARDNLDMADALASVLAVGEQEVITASTGIIGHLLPMDRVLSGAEHLPEELGDAALPFAAAIMTTDTRPKLAQAVLSNGARIVGTAKGSGMIHPDMATMFAFAFTDAAVEQTALREAFPGIVARTFNAVTVDGDTSTNDMAAVLANGAAGETDLTEFLTALESVMRDLARQIAADGEGASRLLTVRVTGAASEAEALAAARTCCVSPLLKSAVHGADPNWGRVIMAVGRSGAQVDVEKLKVSVQGVPVFAAGPLNYDAAAVSQSMKTDEVVFDVDLGVGTAQGEAWGCDLSAEYVSINADYTT; from the coding sequence ATGACAGGCGCCCCTGACTTCTCCCGACTGACGTTTCCGCAAGGCTTCCGCGCCGCCGCGATGGCCGCCGGCATCAAACAGAGCGGCAACCCCGACCTGAGCTGCGTGGTGAGTGACCACGGCTGCGCCTGGGCGTTCGCGGGCACCCGGTCCACCACCGCCGCCGCCTGTGTGACCCGCAACCGCGAACTGTACGCGGGCGGCGCTCCGCTGCGGGCGCTGATGGTCAACGCGGGCGTGGCGAACGCCGCCACCGGGCAAAAGGGAGCCAGGGACAACCTCGACATGGCCGACGCGCTGGCGAGCGTGCTGGCGGTGGGCGAGCAGGAGGTCATCACCGCGTCCACCGGCATCATCGGTCACCTGCTGCCGATGGACCGGGTGCTGAGCGGCGCAGAGCACCTGCCCGAAGAACTGGGGGACGCAGCGCTGCCCTTCGCGGCGGCCATCATGACCACCGACACCCGGCCCAAGCTGGCGCAGGCGGTCCTGAGCAACGGCGCCCGCATCGTGGGCACGGCGAAGGGCAGCGGCATGATTCACCCCGACATGGCGACCATGTTCGCCTTCGCCTTCACCGACGCGGCGGTGGAGCAGACGGCGCTGCGAGAGGCGTTTCCCGGCATCGTGGCCCGCACCTTCAACGCGGTGACGGTGGACGGCGACACCTCCACCAACGACATGGCGGCGGTCCTCGCCAACGGCGCGGCGGGAGAAACCGACCTGACCGAGTTCCTGACCGCCCTGGAGAGCGTGATGCGCGACCTCGCCCGCCAGATTGCCGCCGACGGAGAGGGAGCCTCGCGCCTGCTCACCGTGCGCGTGACCGGCGCGGCCAGCGAAGCCGAGGCCCTGGCCGCCGCCCGCACCTGCTGCGTCAGCCCGCTGCTCAAGAGTGCCGTTCACGGCGCCGACCCCAACTGGGGACGCGTGATTATGGCGGTGGGCCGCAGCGGAGCGCAGGTGGACGTGGAAAAACTGAAAGTCAGCGTGCAGGGCGTGCCCGTCTTTGCCGCTGGCCCGCTGAACTACGACGCGGCGGCGGTCAGTCAGAGCATGAAGACCGACGAGGTGGTGTTCGACGTGGACCTCGGCGTCGGCACCGCGCAGGGCGAGGCGTGGGGCTGCGACCTCAGCGCGGAGTATGTGAGCATCAACGCGGATTACACGACCTGA
- a CDS encoding HAD family hydrolase, which yields MTIKALFWDIGGVLLTNGWDREQRSDVVRRFGLSAEAEELHERHKLAAPELEVGRMTLDEYLEQVVFYAPRNFTPADFRAAMEAESRPNEAGLALARDLGQRWRMYSLNNEGRDLNEYRIRTYGLRDFLQGFFSSCYLGVMKPSPAIYRLGLSLAQVSPAEAVMIDDRLQNVQAARYVGLHAIQFVSAEQLREELAGLGVE from the coding sequence ATGACCATCAAGGCCCTGTTCTGGGATATCGGCGGCGTGCTGCTCACCAACGGCTGGGACCGCGAGCAGCGTTCGGACGTGGTGCGGCGCTTCGGCCTGAGCGCCGAGGCCGAGGAACTGCACGAACGTCACAAGCTGGCCGCCCCCGAGCTGGAAGTGGGCCGCATGACGCTCGACGAATATCTGGAGCAGGTGGTGTTCTACGCGCCCCGCAACTTCACGCCCGCCGACTTTCGCGCCGCGATGGAAGCGGAGAGCCGCCCCAACGAGGCAGGTCTGGCCCTGGCCCGCGACCTGGGGCAGCGCTGGCGCATGTACTCGCTCAACAACGAGGGCCGTGACCTCAACGAGTACCGCATCCGCACCTACGGCCTGCGCGACTTCCTGCAAGGCTTTTTCTCGTCGTGTTACCTGGGCGTGATGAAACCCAGCCCGGCCATCTACCGCCTGGGTCTGTCGCTCGCGCAGGTGTCGCCCGCCGAAGCGGTGATGATCGACGACCGCCTTCAGAACGTGCAGGCGGCCCGTTACGTGGGCCTGCACGCCATTCAGTTCGTGAGCGCCGAGCAGTTGCGGGAGGAGCTGGCGGGGCTGGGGGTGGAGTAG